In the Streptomyces sp. 3214.6 genome, GCAGGCCGTAGCCGGGTTCCAGGGTCACGAAGGTCTCGTCGGCGGCCTCGGCGAGACGAACCCGTCTGCGGGCGGCGAGGCGGTGGTCGGCGGGGACGACCAGCCGCAGCTTCTGTTCGTCGAGGCGGCGGGCGACGAGGTCGGGGGCGTCCGGGACCGGGGAGGTCAGACAGAGGTCCAGCTCTCCCGCCCGCAGCCGCTCGATCATCGCCTCGCCGTAGTTCTGGACGAGGCTGAAGCGGACGCGCGGATGGTCGGCGCGGAACGCGTGGATCAGCCCGGGGACGGTCTCGGCGCCCATCGTGTGCAGGAAGCCGAAGGCGACCTTGCCGGTGGCGGCGTCGGCGTCCGCCCGGACCTCGTCGGCGGCCCGCTCGATCTCGGCGAGGGCGCGTTCGACCGAGGTGAGGAAGGTACGGCCGGCCGGGGTGAGGGAGACCGTGCGGCCGCGCCGGGCGAACAGGTCGACCCCCAGGTCCTGTTCGAGGCGGACCATCGCCCGGGAGAGCGTGGACTGGGGGACGTTCATCTCCTGCGCGGCCCGCGTGACGTGCTCGGTGCGGGCGACTCCGGCGAAGTACGCGAGCCGTGGGGCCAACGACATCGCCATGTCTTCTGTGTCACTGGACGGTGACAGGTGAGCCTGTGACCTCTGCTGATGCACCATGGGAACGATTATGGCGATTCCATGCATTGGACGGATGAGCGGGGCCGTACGTAGGTTCGAGGCATGTCTCCCGCCAGTACCGGGGCGTCCACGATCGTGGGCGCCGCGTCCTCCGTTCCCGCCTCCGCCTCCTCTTCCTCTACCTCTTCCGATTCCCGTATGGCCCCCGGTGGTCCCGGTTACCGCCGGATGAGCTTCGCGCTCTTCCTCGCCGGGGTGGCGACCTTCGCCCTGCTGTACTCCACGCAGGCGCTCCTGCCGCTGATCTCCGGTGACTTCGGGGTGGCGGCGAGCCAGGCGAGCTGGACGGTGGCGGCGGCGACCGGCGGACTGGCGGTGTTCGTCCTGCCGATGAGCGCCCTCTCCGAGCGCTACGGCCGACGTACGGTGATGACGGTCTCGCTGGCGGTCGCGGTGGGCGTGGGCCTGCTGGTCCCCTTCGCCCCCTCCCTGGGCACGCTGGTCGTGCTGCGGGCGGTGCAGGGCGCGGCGCTGGCCGGGCTCCCGGCGTCGGCGACGGCGTATCTCGCGGAGGAGGTGCGGCCGAAGGCGCTGGTCACGGCGATCGGTCTGTTCGTGGCGGGCAACAGCGTCGGCGGGATGAGCGGCCGGGTCATCACCGGCTGGGTCGCGCAGGAGTGGGGCTGGCGGGTCGCGGTCGGCGCGATCGGCGCGCTGGCGGTGGCCTGCGCGATCGCCTTCCGGCTGCTGCTCCCGGCGCCGAAGCACTTCAGGGCGGGTTCGCCGGCGCCCCGCGTCCTGGCCGGCGCCGTCCGCGACCACCTCGCGAACCCGCTGCTGCGTCGGCTGTACGCGATCGGCGCGCTGTTCATGACCGTCTTCGGCGGCGTGTACACGGTCATCGGCTACCGGCTGACGGAGGCGCCGTTCTCCCTCCCCCAGGGCATCGTCGGCTCGATCTTCCTGGTGTACCTGGTGGGCACGGTGTCGGCGTCGACGGCGGGCCGGCTGGTCGGCCGGCTGGGACGGCGCGGGGCGCTGTACCTGGCGGGCGGCACGACGGCCGCGGGCCTGCTGCTGTCGCTCGCGGACTCGCTGGCGCTGGTGCTCCTGGGCCTGGTGCTGATCACGGCGGGCTTCTTCGCGGGGCACGCGGTGGCGTCCTCGGCGGTCAGCAAGACGGCGACGACCGGCCGCGCCCAGGCCTCCGCCCTCTACCAGTCCGCCTACTACATCGGCTCCAGCACCGGTTCCACGGTCGGCGCGATGGCCTTCCACTCGGGCGGCTGGGCCGGCACGGTCGGCGTGGGCGTCCTGGCGGTGCTCGGCGTCGTGACGATCACGGTGCTCGGGACGCGGGCGGCCCGCCGGGAGACGCTGGTCGCCGCCTGATCCCCTCCGGTGCCTTCCCCCTGCTCAGGGCCGGTTGTCAGTGGTCGCGGATAGCCTTCGCGACCACTGACCGGTGGTGACGCAGGGGGTTTTCGTACATGGAGTTCCGGATCGACCGCGGTGACCTCGTCGAGGCCGTGGGCTGGGCGGCCCGCGCGCTGCCCGCCCGTACGCCGGTGCCCGTGCTGGGCGGGCTGCTGCTGGACGCGGCCGCGGGGCGGCTGAGCGTGTCGGGGTTCGACTTCGAGACGGCGGCGCGGATCGAGACGGACGCGGAGGTCGGCGGCGACGGACAGGTCCTCGTCCTCGGGCGCAGGCTCCTCGACATCTGCAAGGTGCTGCCGGACGGGCCGGTGAGCTGTTCCCTGGAGGGGACGCGGTTCACGGTCGAGGCGGGCGGCACCAGCTTCGGCCTGTCGACCCTCCCGCGCGAGGAGTACCCCACCCCGCCCGCACCGCCCGAGGCGTACGGCACCGTGGACGCGGCCGCGTTCGCCGCCGCCGTCGCCCAGGTCGCGGTGGCGGCCGGCCGCGACGACACTCTGCCGGTGCTGACCGGGGTCCAACTGCGGCTGGACGGCGGGGAGATGACGCTGTCGGCGTCGGACCGTTACCGGTACGCGGTGCGCCGGCTGGAGTGGAAACCGGAGGCGGCCGCGGGCGAGGCGACGGAGGCGCTCGTGCCGGCGCGGCGGCTGCTGGACGTGGCCCGGTCGCTGGCGCGCTGCGGGGTCGTGAGGATCGGGCTCGACGGGGCGCCGGGG is a window encoding:
- a CDS encoding MFS transporter, whose translation is MSPASTGASTIVGAASSVPASASSSSTSSDSRMAPGGPGYRRMSFALFLAGVATFALLYSTQALLPLISGDFGVAASQASWTVAAATGGLAVFVLPMSALSERYGRRTVMTVSLAVAVGVGLLVPFAPSLGTLVVLRAVQGAALAGLPASATAYLAEEVRPKALVTAIGLFVAGNSVGGMSGRVITGWVAQEWGWRVAVGAIGALAVACAIAFRLLLPAPKHFRAGSPAPRVLAGAVRDHLANPLLRRLYAIGALFMTVFGGVYTVIGYRLTEAPFSLPQGIVGSIFLVYLVGTVSASTAGRLVGRLGRRGALYLAGGTTAAGLLLSLADSLALVLLGLVLITAGFFAGHAVASSAVSKTATTGRAQASALYQSAYYIGSSTGSTVGAMAFHSGGWAGTVGVGVLAVLGVVTITVLGTRAARRETLVAA
- the dnaN gene encoding DNA polymerase III subunit beta; translation: MEFRIDRGDLVEAVGWAARALPARTPVPVLGGLLLDAAAGRLSVSGFDFETAARIETDAEVGGDGQVLVLGRRLLDICKVLPDGPVSCSLEGTRFTVEAGGTSFGLSTLPREEYPTPPAPPEAYGTVDAAAFAAAVAQVAVAAGRDDTLPVLTGVQLRLDGGEMTLSASDRYRYAVRRLEWKPEAAAGEATEALVPARRLLDVARSLARCGVVRIGLDGAPGASGGGPIGFEGGRMRSVVRPLDGRLPSYGKLFDMAGAAAAEVECGALTEAVRRVAVVAEANSAVRLDFSAGSVLLRAGYGDDVATQRLPAGLTGAEEVSVAFNPAYLLDAVASFEAPRLRMELLGTGQRALLSAADAPKAHRHLLMSVKQLV
- a CDS encoding LysR family transcriptional regulator, with the translated sequence MVHQQRSQAHLSPSSDTEDMAMSLAPRLAYFAGVARTEHVTRAAQEMNVPQSTLSRAMVRLEQDLGVDLFARRGRTVSLTPAGRTFLTSVERALAEIERAADEVRADADAATGKVAFGFLHTMGAETVPGLIHAFRADHPRVRFSLVQNYGEAMIERLRAGELDLCLTSPVPDAPDLVARRLDEQKLRLVVPADHRLAARRRVRLAEAADETFVTLEPGYGLRRITDDLCKEAGFRPRIAFEGEEAETLRGLVAAGLGVALLPPPAVARPGVVELTVTAPRAAREIGVAWLDGHPDTPPVAAFKKFLLSRRGNLLPD